One window from the genome of Sesamum indicum cultivar Zhongzhi No. 13 linkage group LG15, S_indicum_v1.0, whole genome shotgun sequence encodes:
- the LOC105177599 gene encoding CBS domain-containing protein CBSX1, chloroplastic, with protein MTSISRLELLSLSLLHSASTARRPHQMPCRFICRPAPKFSPLSILPSASNQIPGPASPVSVAASSTLLANSVPPRNGVYTVGDFMTRREDLHVVKPTTTVDEALEMLVENRITGFPVIDDDWKLVGLVSDYDLLALDSISGTGRTETGMFPEVDSTWKTFNEVQKLLSKTNGQLVGDLMTPAPVVVDESTNLEDAARLLLETKYRRLPVVDGDGKLVGIITRGNVVRAALQIKRMMEMA; from the exons ATGACCTCGATTTCCAGGTTGGAacttctctccctctctctcctcCACTCTGCCTCCACCGCCCGCCGCCCCCATCAGATGCCCTGCCGCTTCATCTGCCGGCCCGCCCCGAAATTCTCTCCTCTCTCCATTCTACCCTCTGCGTCCAACCAAATTCCGGGTCCTGCCAGTCCCGTATCCGTCGCAGCCTCATCCACATTACTTGCCAACTCTGTTCCT CCAAGAAATGGAGTTTATACAGTGGGTGATTTTATGACGAGGAGAGAAGATTTGCATGTTGTGAAGCCCACCACAACTGTGGATGAAG CGTTGGAAATGCTTGTAGAAAACAGAATAACTGGTTTTCCCGTGATTGATGATGACTGGAAGTTG GTTGGTCTAGTGTCAGATTATGATCTATTAGCACTGGACTCCATCTCAG GTACTGGAAGGACCGAAACAGGCATGTTTCCTGAAGTTGACAGCACATGGAAA ACATTCAATGAAGTACAAAAGTTGCTTAGCAAAACCAACGGACAATTGGTGGGTGATTTGATGACACCAGCTCCAGTTGTGGTTGATGAATCCACCAATCTCGAGGATGCTGCGAG GTTGCTGCTTGAGACAAAATATCGCCGCCTTCCGGTTGTGGACGGTGACGGTAAGCTG GTTGGAATTATCACTAGAGGAAACGTCGTAAGAGCTGCCCTACAAATCAAACGAATGATGGAAATGGCATAA
- the LOC105177598 gene encoding uncharacterized protein LOC105177598 (The sequence of the model RefSeq protein was modified relative to this genomic sequence to represent the inferred CDS: added 49 bases not found in genome assembly), which produces MDDLTAYYAPPIHHPYYQPPPPPPPGTGHPQPSPVAQPIHVQPQFVAYAPPIYPQSSHDQVRTLFVAGLPEDVKPREIYNLFREFPGYQSSNLRPPTSSNNQPFAFATFADQQTAIMALHALNGMVFDLEKGSTLYIDLAKSNSRSKRLRADDERQGSEKRLKGSTAFSRSHDPGVGSVHMPGMGNSAYNTIGYPSTQSLGNVEGGSGSEAANKSSNTPCPTLFVANLGPTCSEEELMQVFSRCRGFLKLKMQSTYGAPVAFVDFQDTACSTEALGHLQGTVLYSSTSGEGMRLEFAKSRMGLRSKKSR; this is translated from the exons ATGGACGACCTTACTGCTTACTACGCTCCTCCAATCCACCACCCTTATTATCAGCCACCTCCACCGCCTCCTCCGGGGACGGGGCACCCGCAGCCTTCCCCGGTGGCTCAGCCTATTCACGTTCAGCCCCAGTTCGTGGCCTATGCTCCCCCCATTTA CCCGAGGATGTCAAACCGCGAGAAATCTACAATCTCTTTCGTGAATTCCCGGGATACCAGTCCTCTAATCTCCGTCCCCCAACCTCATCTAACAATCAG CCATTTGCTTTTGCAACTTTTGCGGATCAACAGACAGCAATCATGGCATTGCATGCGCTCAAT GGGATGGTGTTTGACCTTGAAAAAGGTTCAACTTTGTATATTGATCTAGCAAAATCCAACTCCAGATCAAAGCGCTTGAGAGCAG ATGATGAGAGACAAGGTTcagaaaaaagattgaaagGATCTACTGCTTTCTCGAGGAGCCATGATCCCG GTGTTGGGAGCGTTCACATGCCTGGAATGGGTAATTCTGCTTACAACACGATTGGTTATCCTTCCACACAAAG tCTTGGAAATGTTGAAGGTGGATCCGGGAGTGAGGCTGCTAACAAATCG AGCAATACTCCATGCCCAACACTATTCGTGGCTAATCTCGGTCCAACCTGCTCTGAGGAAGAGCTGATGCAAGTGTTTTCAAG ATGTCgtggatttttaaaattgaagatgCAAAGCACCTATGGAGCTCCTGTTGCATTTGTTGACTTTCAG GATACTGCATGTTCAACTGAGGCTCTAGGTCATCTACAAGGCACAGTACTCTATTCCTCAACGTCTGGTGAAGGGATGCGGTTGGA GTTTGCAAAATCACGAATGGGATTGCGGAGCAAGAAATCGAGGTAA